A genomic stretch from Tenrec ecaudatus isolate mTenEca1 chromosome 17, mTenEca1.hap1, whole genome shotgun sequence includes:
- the KCNG3 gene encoding voltage-gated potassium channel regulatory subunit KCNG3 has translation MTFGRGRAASVVLNVGGARYSLSRELLKDFPLRRVSRLHGCRSERDVLEVCDDYDRERNEYFFDRHSEAFGFILLYVRGHGKLRFAPRMCELSFYNEMIYWGLEGAHLEYCCQRRLDDRMSDTYTFYSAADEPGALGRDEAPPGGAEAASSRRWLERMRRTFEEPTSSLAAQILASVSVVFVIVSMVVLCASTLPDWRAAAADNRSLDDRSRYSAGPGREPSG, from the coding sequence ATGACCTTCGGGCGCGGCCGGGCGGCCTCGGTGGTGCTGAACGTGGGCGGCGCCCGGTACTCGCTGTCCCGGGAGCTGCTGAAGGACTTCCCCCTGCGCCGCGTGAGCCGGCTGCACGGCTGCCGCTCGGAGCGCGACGTGCTCGAGGTTTGCGACGACTACGACCGCGAGCGCAACGAGTACTTCTTCGACCGGCACTCGGAGGCCTTCGGCTTCATCCTGCTCTACGTGCGCGGCCACGGCAAGCTGCGCTTCGCGCCGCGGATGTGCGAGCTCTCCTTCTACAACGAGATGATCTACTGGGGCCTGGAGGGCGCGCACCTCGAGTACTGCTGCCAGCGCCGCCTCGACGACCGCATGTCCGACACCTACACCTTCTACTCGGCCGCCGACGAGCCGGGCGCGCTGGGCCGCGACGAGGCGCCACCCGGCGGCGCCGAGGCGGCCTCCTCCAGACGCTGGCTGGAGCGCATGCGGCGCACCTTCGAGGAGCCCACGTCGTCGCTGGCCGCGCAAATCCTGGCCAGCGTGTCCGTGGTGTTCGTGATCGTGTCCATGGTGGTGCTGTGCGCCAGCACGCTGCCGGACTGGCGCGCCGCGGCCGCCGACAACCGCAGCCTGGATGACCGGAGCAGGTACTCCGCCGGCCCTGGGAGGGAGCCCTCCGGGTAG